The following nucleotide sequence is from Natronosalvus caseinilyticus.
TTCATTAAGCCTATCTCGGCCTCTATCGAACCTATTTCATCCTTCATCGAATCTGTTTCGTCTCCGAACGGCGGGGAGATCAAAGATCTTCGGAATCCAAATAGAGTATGGAGGAACCTGTATAAAAACTATGATTTTGGCCTCGGTAGTACCCGATACGAGGAAATGCTGCAAATTATCTCTAGCCGTATTGATGACCCAGGATCCCCTACTCGCTCATATAGGTTTCAAGCTATTCGAAACTTCCAACGAGGGATGTGGGTGACAGCGTGGATTCTGTTCGCAACTCTGTTCGCAACAAGTCTACCCTGGGGTATTCGTGCAGTCTGTGGTAGCGCGGAGGAACATTTACTCGCTCAATCTTACCTCCTAACACATTTTCCATTATGGTTAGTCCTTGTTCTGGGCGGTATTACTGTACTCATATTTTGGTGGCTAACTATTCAGTACGAAAAACTATTTGTTAGATTTCTCATAACCGACTACGTCGTTCTAATAGCTCAAAACAACCAAGTGCAACAAATCAGAATAGTTGAAGACAACTAAGCTGGGGACTGCGCAAGACGTCCAGACTGATTCGAGTTTTCTACGTCTGCAACCTCCCATTCGGTATCTCGTGGATTTCGGCTTTTCATAGTAACTGTTACTGTCTCCCCTTCGTTGAGGTCATTCAGTGTTTCTGCGTCAGCGTACGCAGCAAACTCAAGCCCCTTCTTTTCGCCTTCTAAGAGCTTGAGCCACACATGATCATCAGCAACATCCGATACGGAGAACTGGCGACGGATGTGAGTATTCATACCCGTGTGTTTACCCTATGGACTCATAAGCTCTGTTGAATCTCTCTTACATATCCCACTTAACAAATAGCTATGAGATGAAATAGAATCGAATGAGAGAGAAGTCCGCCACAGATATCACCTCTCTTCGCAGAAAGTGGCGTCCATACAGCTGCTGTGCGCGAAGAGTTGGGTGTGTAGAGTCAAGAGGGATCGAAGCCAGTAGCACAGTGCCGCTTATAGTTAGTCATAGAGATTTGTCGGGGCCATCTATTTTAACCTCTATTCCTGTTTAGGGTGATCTATGCCGGGGACATCTACAGACAAAATAACAACACCGAGAATAGTTGAACGTGAATCCGAGCCAGGCCCGCCAGCAACGGAGTATGAATCAAAAATGGTGATGCTCCGAGCCGAACGCGGTGACAATATACAGATTGTCGATGTAGTTACGCGTCTCTCCCAGAACGCCGACATCCCGTCAGAGACAACGGTTATCAAGCGGACGACCCCGTATTTTGGACCTAAGCTCGTACTGGCCGCTGACGAAGAGAGCTATCTACTGACGGCACCAGGACCGGATACACAGCTTCTACTATGGGTTGGCAACTATTTGGATGACGGCGAACGGTACGGGTGGGACAAACTCGCTGAGGTTACCGCACAGTTCGCTGAGGATCAACCACAGTACGATCTCTGTCCAGAATGTGGTCAGCCGATGCAAACGATAGAACACGAACGTAAAGCGGCTGTCGGGCGGTGTCCAGGTCCAGAACTTTAGTGAATCTTAGAAGTCGCCGACGCCCGATTGAAACCGTTCTTCGTCGAAGCCGTCTCGCGCTTGTTCGTATGCCGACTGCGTCTGATCAGTCACACCGAGTTTCTCAATAACTTGTGGATACGCCTGGTCGGATGCCAGTGCGTCTCGAAGGTCTTTGGCCGCTAACGCCTTCTGCTCGCCGTTGACCAGCTTCTGTAAGCGGTATTTGGCGTTTGTAGGCGAGCGGCGAACGCGAGTGGCTACACCTTCTGCGTCAAAGGCGGTCTTGTCGGGGAATACGTCCGAGAGGTCACTCACTGGGATGTCACGGTAGACCCAGTCTGTCCTGTCGAACAAGCGGAACTCGGGTTCGCCGTCCTCTCCTTGTTCTGCTTCCATCTTTTCGAATGCCTCTTCAGGCATCCGGGGCGACACATGGCATCCCCCGATGATGTCGAAACCAAGACCCAGGGAAGAGATGTCGGAAGCGGGTCGTACACCGAGTGCCTGCTGTCTCGTTCCCGGTGAGGGGTTGATGGCATAGAACAGGGCGTGTTCTTCGATACCTCGGTTAGCTATACTCTGCATCAACGGCTCGACCATTGCCAACTGGGTTCCCGTCGTTACCTTACACCGGTCGAAATCGAAGGCGTAGGTCGTCACGTCGTGGGCTTCGTAGACACCCAACAGGTCGTCGATGAACTCCCACCCCAATCGTGGAATAAGGCCCATAACGGGTACCTCGGGATGGCGCTCTTCGACCTGGTTTAGGAAGGCGACCACGCTCTTTTTGAACGAGCGATAGGACGGGTCGGTGAGATCGTCTTCAACGTTTCTCACCAGCTTCGGCATCAGCGGGACGGTGATTATGTCCGAGTAGGCGGCGTGGATGTCCGCCAGATACCGCGCATGAGCTACGGCAAGGGTGCTCGTTTCGGTGTATTTCGTGAAGGTGATCTTCAACGAGTCGTCTGGAGCACTCGAAAACTGGCTTTCGAGGTCGGAGTTGATCTGGCTTCCATCCGGGTCGCGCATCGCTTCGTCGAGATCGTCGCCTCCCACGGTTCGATACAGCTCACTCACGCCATCACTGTCAGGGTGGAACTCCTCGTGTTCACGGAGTTTGCCGGGGATCGTAGCTGCGGTAGGGGTCTGCACCTTCTTGCCCCCTACTCGAACGTTTCGTAGCGGGAAGATGCCGTTCTGGTCGAAGTCATTGACGGTGGTGATTTTCAGATCCGTCATTATACCCTGGTTGACGGTTTCGCAACACTTAAGCGTTGGTTTACCGAGGTGAAAGTAAAATGAACTGGTCGATACCGCAGGACGGCGGTATGATTAGGTGCCGAAACAAAGGGGTATTCTACTGGATCTTCGCTCTGTCCTCACGACAATACGCGTATGAGAACCGGTGTGAGCTATCCCATCGCGACAATGCCAACAGCCACACAGGTACGAGCTTCGGTGATACGTCAATCATGTACCGAGAGTGATGAGTTCTGGACGGGCGGTGATCGCCCGTTACTCACCGTTTCGAGGTGAATGGTTACCAGATCTGTTCGGCGGCGTCGTTACGGGTTTCAGCGTCGGAGTGAAGATATTTCATCGTCGTCGTGACGCTCTTGTGACGGAGCTGTTCTTTCGCGTGGTGTGGGCCGATGTGGTTCGCCCAGTAGGTCGCAACCCCGTGACGGATTGAGTACCAGGTAATCTCCTTGTGGTCTGGGATAGGAAGGTCGCCCTGCTCAACGAGGCGGCTCAATAGGTAGTTACACGATTTCGAACTGTATGAGCTTCCCTGCTTTGTGAGCCACAGTTCGTCCCGACCGTTGTACTTGTCGTAGGTTGCTCGCTCCTCTAACCATCGTTTGAGGACTCTTGACGTGCGCTTCTTGATTGAACAGTTCCAGTGCGCCTCGTTCTTCGTGGACTCGTCCTTTGGTATGTTGAGTTCGTTGTTCTCAAGGTTGACCCAGTCCGTGGTGGCTCGCCCCACTTCGATGGGTCGGAGTCCAGTATCCAGCGTCACAGCGATTATCGATGGCTCCTTCCACGAGTTCGCCTGTTCGAAGTGTTCGGGACCGACCTCCGACTTGGGTACGCCGAGGCGCTGTGAGACGTGTGTCTTCAACTGATCACGCTCCTCAACGGACATGTTGCTATGATAGCTTTTGACCGAGTTGTATTCCAACGCCGCCTGATAGAGCGGCTTGAACGCGGTTCTGCGGAGATAATCCCGTTCATCACCGGTCGCCTGACTCAGCTCGGGTTTTGGCTCCCAGTCGTAGTCGGTTCCGTGGATATGGTTGTGGTACTTGAACAGTCGCTGAACAGTCTTCCCGTAGTGAAGCACACTGGAATCAGCCATACCGTCTGAGCGATTGAGGAGACGGATGAAGCGGTCAGCGTGGTTCGGTGTGAAGTCTGTCGTGTAGGCGTCTTCGTCCTCCCAGAGCCATCGGAAGACGATTTCAAGCTTGTAGTGTGTCGACTGAAGGGTGCTCTCTGCGAGGCCCTGACCTTTCTCTGGGTGCTTGCCGTATGTGGCGAGCCACGAGAGAAGATCTTTCTTGAAGTCGCGGTAGTCGTCGACCATATTGAGCCCGTAGTTTTCGAGATCCTCGCGTGTGCGTTCACTGGCAAGGGGAAAGTCGAACTCTACTTGTTCTGGAGCTGGGGGTAGACCATCCCGCGGAGTGCCATCCCCGGCGGGGAGGTTGTCGAGTGGATCGGGCTGGTTGGTCATCGGCGCACACCCCGTTTTGTTTGTGTGCCATGACACTTTCTCGAATCGCAAGACTGCGCGGCTGTCGGGTTGTAGTTTTTTCGGACGTTCTTGGACATAGTTCGTCTCTCCTGAGAAGGGCGAAATCAGGTCAGAGAGACGCTAAGGCCGCTGAAGCCTAGGCCGGGATTTGAACCCGGGCTCTCGTCCTTACCAAGGACGCGCTTTACCGCTAAGCTACCCAGGCAGGCATGCGTTGGTTGACCGGAGTCGTCTTTATGGGTTTCGATTCCCCCCTGAGTGTGTGTCGGGCTGACAGAGACCTCGAATGAACCGCTCAGTGGTCTCCAGTGGACGTCACGCGGTCGGTCGGGATTTCCGTTTCGACCGGTGGTCGCTCGAGGTCGCGTTCGCGTTCGCGGTTGTCTTCGCTTGCGTCTTCATCCGTATCCTCGCTTGCACCTTCTCCTTCCCCTTCACGATCGTGCTCGCCATCGAAACCGACCTCGAGCGCCTCGAGGTCCGAGAGGCACTCTGCAGCCGGCGGGAACGCAACCCCGGTGTCGGTGGTAGCGGTGACGTCGGCCACGTTGGTGGCGACCGCGAGCAATTCGGGCGTCGGGTCGGCGTCGGCAGCCGTCGCACCCGTTCGGACCGCGAGTTCGAGGACGTCTTGCTCGAGGTTGGCGTCGAGAGCGGCGGCGTCCGTCTCGTCGGCGTCCGTGCGGGTGGTCTGGTTGCGGCCGAAGCGGCGAACGGTCCGGACGGCGGTGTCGGCGGCGTCGGTGCGAGCGAGGAGGTAGAAGCCGCGGGCGACGAGGATATCGGCAGCGAGAATCTCGAGG
It contains:
- a CDS encoding tyrosine-type recombinase/integrase; the protein is MTNQPDPLDNLPAGDGTPRDGLPPAPEQVEFDFPLASERTREDLENYGLNMVDDYRDFKKDLLSWLATYGKHPEKGQGLAESTLQSTHYKLEIVFRWLWEDEDAYTTDFTPNHADRFIRLLNRSDGMADSSVLHYGKTVQRLFKYHNHIHGTDYDWEPKPELSQATGDERDYLRRTAFKPLYQAALEYNSVKSYHSNMSVEERDQLKTHVSQRLGVPKSEVGPEHFEQANSWKEPSIIAVTLDTGLRPIEVGRATTDWVNLENNELNIPKDESTKNEAHWNCSIKKRTSRVLKRWLEERATYDKYNGRDELWLTKQGSSYSSKSCNYLLSRLVEQGDLPIPDHKEITWYSIRHGVATYWANHIGPHHAKEQLRHKSVTTTMKYLHSDAETRNDAAEQIW
- a CDS encoding DUF7114 family protein — its product is MDRADTCRGAARDALADVEPAALHDFLTDTLETASMTPGVLTLASASVLERPKPRPAGDQDSSGGKHERSDDVNEANGETASREGPGAPETEDRSAAESVYGQSGDSLEGIAHHAAGVQLIYEGLRLTRALAHDEPWAETTGDSPADLEILAADILVARGFYLLARTDAADTAVRTVRRFGRNQTTRTDADETDAAALDANLEQDVLELAVRTGATAADADPTPELLAVATNVADVTATTDTGVAFPPAAECLSDLEALEVGFDGEHDREGEGEGASEDTDEDASEDNRERERDLERPPVETEIPTDRVTSTGDH